The region GAAGGATCGTAGTCCTGAACGAGATGATCCCATGCTTTCCATTCCCAGACGACCTCCCCGCCGTCGGGAAGTACGGGTTCTATTTCGACTATCGAATCCACCCACATTCCGTACTGGGATATACCGGCGGGATTCCTTCCCGCGTCAACCGCATCCTGCCGGGAGTACGCGTTCCAGACTATCAAAAGCACGTTCCCGTTGGGCAGCCTTTCGAATTGATGATGGCAGCATCGCTCCCAGTCGTAAAGCTCGTACGACCAAACCAGGTTTCCGTCCCAGTCGTACTCCTCGATTCTTCCGGCCTTGCCCATCCCGTTGAACCAAAAACCGCCCACGTATCCAAGCCGAAGCAAATGGCCGGTTTCCTCAAGCTCCGCTGAAAGCCCCGGATAGTAATTGCTGTCCCATGTGTGGACGGGATTTCCATCCATATCGATCAAATACGTTCTCTTTTCGCCGAGCGGCGCGACCAAAGTGTATCCGTCCGCGGATTCGGGAATTACCGACACGACGAAATTGTGCAACGACGAGCCGCAATGATTTTCGACCAAAAGGCTCGCAGCGTAATCGCCGGGCGCGTCCGTCAGCCGGACGGACGGCTGTGCGCTGTCAGCCGAGTCGGGGATTCCCGCTTCCCCGAAATTCCAGGTATAGTCGAACGGCGCATCGCCCTCCACTTCCGCGGCGAACACGAGGATTTGACCGGCCATTCCCAAAGAGGGAGAAACCGACAGGATTTCAGGAACCGCACCGACGCCCACCGAAAACTCGAACTCGGTGCTTCCACAATCGTTAAAAACCGTCACACTCGCGGGATAATCGCCGGGGACGGCCGTAAGGGTCACCAGCGGACGCTCTTCGTCGGAGGTATCGGGCGTTGCAGCGTCTCCGAAATTCCAGAAATATGTGAACGGCCCGGCGCCTTCCACCTCCGCGGTGAATCGAACATCCTCGCCGGGCGCGCCTCCACGCGGATTTACGCGCGACAGAGCCGGCGCGGCTTTTACTTCAAGAAACCATGCGAACGTGTCGCTAGAGTAGTTGTTCGAAACCGTCACGCTCGCCTCGTACACGCCGGGCGCGGTCGAAAGAACCACAACCGGCGCCGCATCCGTCGAAGTGGCCGGTTGCGCTCCCCCCCCGAAATCCCATTCGTACGTGAACGGTCCCGCGCCGGCGGTCAGCTCCGCTTCGAACCGCACCTCCGTTCCCGGCAGGCCGCAAAGCGGAGACACGCCGGCGATCGAGGGGCCGTCCCTTCCCCCCAGATGGAAAGGCGCGCTCGATGTAAATTCGCATGCCCCGTCGGCGTCCCTCAACCCGAAGTAATACTCTCCCGAAGGAAGACCATGGCCGCCCGGGGAGATCTCGACACCTGTCCAGCCGTAATGCGAACTGGATTGGTCGAGATTCATGACGAGCGGGAGCTCGGACTCATCCGCGGGATCAAACGACGCGGTTCCGAAGTAAAGAGCCGCCGTTTCCCATTTTTCTTCCTGCCAGGAATAAAACGGGGGAACATCGTAAATCCCGAATTGAATTTTGTACCTGGCGCCGAAATTGAGTGCGATGGTGGTCACGTCTCCCACGCCGATTTCGCCCGAGCCGTCGCCGTCAATGAATTTTTCCACGATGTCGCCTTCGCCGTCGGTGACCGACCGCATAAATCGAAGAGCGACAGGAGTTATGTCGGAAACGGAAACCTCCCCGTCAAGGTTGTAGTCGCCGGGCAGAAAATAGCGCCACGAAACGGAATAAGTTCCATCCCCGTTGGAAACCGATTCAAGCATCAGAGGCGGGGACTGCGGCGGCAGCTGCGAAGAAGTTCTGCCGTTCGCGATTTCGCCCAATTCCGATAAGAGCCTTTTGGAAAGCAGGGAAAAAACCTTCGGATCGGCGCCGTCTGGAACAGCCATCCGGGACAGCTCCGTTTGCGCAACCCGGAAATGATTTCCCGCGTCCGCCGCGGCGCTTCGGCCCGGGCTCAATCCATCCGCCTTGCAACCGGCGAGCAACACCGCCAACGCCAACAGCGAAAGCGCCCCGTTGCACCGAATTCGAATCGCCCCAACCGCCATCAAATTCGAACCATCTATCGCGCGGCTGCAGGAACGCCGCACGCGGACTTTCTCCATCCGGACGAATACCCCGCCGCGCCCGGATGCATGGGATGTTTATACCTCAAAACCCCAAAAAAATATTCAAGTTCCCAATGAGCCCCGCATGGACTCGGCCGCCCCGCGCGCGGCCCGCCCGAAATCCGCCCAAGCCGCGGCACCGCCGCACACCCGGCCTTAGCCGTCGGTCACTGCTCCAGCCGGGCAAGGCCCGGAAAGTCCGGCGTGTACCTGAACGCCTTGAAGATGAATCCCGGGCTGCCCGACGGGAACTGGTTGTCGTATTCCCAGACGATTTCGCCGTCCATCGTAGCTTCGAACAGCCACCTCTGCAGTGAACTGGTCACAAGAGTGTTGCCTCCCGGCAGTCTCTGCGCGCTGGACATCAGCTGGCTGTAAAAAAGATTGGGCGGATCGGAGATGAACTCCCAGGTTGGCTCGCTCGGTCCGTAGAATCCGTCGGTCATGTAGTAACTGCCGTCCGGATTAAGCGGCGTCGTTATTTGTACAACGGAAGAGTAAGGTTGGCCGTCGAACGAACCCGGCTGATTGTTCAGAATCAGAATGTCGCCTTCGCCTTCCAGGCCGTCGGGAATCCAGTAGGGATCGTGCTGATAAAAAAGCTTGTGATCTTCTGCGGCGCCCTTTTTGTAGGATGCCGGGTTTCCCCAGCGGTAAATCAGGTCGCCGCCCCTGCCGTACCGCCCGCCGGTGTGGCCGGCCGCTTCTTCGGTAGTGGTCGAATGGTCTATGACCCAGATTTCGCTGATCGAATGCGGGCTGATCACGATTTGGTCCAAGTCCTCGTTGTACGCCACCGCATTCACGTGAGTCCAGTCAAGCGGCGAGCCGGGGCTTAGATTTATGTCAATCAGCTCCGGATGTTCGGCGGGATCTCCGAAGTTGTTCTTGGTGTCGTCGTAGTCCTGGATCAGATGATCCCACACGTACCATTCCCAGACGATCTCGCCGCCGGAGGTTCCGACGGGCTCGATCTCGGCGATCGAGTCCGCCCAGAATCCGCGCATGCTGGTATATGAAGGATTTCTGCCATGTTCTATCGCCTCGTCGCGCGTGTACAGGTTCCATACGATCAACAGAATGTTGCCGTTGGGCATCAGCTCGAAGTCGTGATGGCAGCACTGGGTCGAGCTGCTAAGCTCGTAGTACCATACCAGATTTCCGTCCCAGTCGCGCTTTTCGATCCTGCCGGCGCTCCCCCCCCCGTTGAAAGTTGGATTGTTTATGTTGCATAGCCGGTACATGTATCCGTCCGCGGACAGCTCCACCGCGGCTCCCGGATAGTAGTCCGCCGTCCAATCGTGGACAACGTTCCCGTCCATGTCTATAAGGTACGTTTTATTGTCGTTCATCGGCGAAAACAGCGTGAATCCTTCGCTTCCGAGCGGAATCACTTTCAGCGTGAAATCGTAACTGAAGCTGCCGATGTTGTTGGAAACGGTCAGGTTCGCAGCGTAATCGCCGGGCAAATCGCCGAAAGTCACTTGCGGGTTTTCATCGGCGCTGGAATTTGGAACCGCCCCCCCCCCGAAATTCCAGGAGAACGCAAAAGGAGGGTCGCCGGAAACGTCCGCCGAAAGCGCGCCGGGTAGCCCCGACATCCCGATTAGAGGGCTTACGCCTGTGACCACCGGAGGATCGCCCACGCCCAGAATCCATTCATATGTGTCGCTTCCGTACACGTTGGTCACCGTCAGGCTCGCAAAGTAGCTTCCTTTTGCGTCGGCAAGGCTGACCGTGGGGCTTTGAGCATCCGAAAGAGCCGGGGTCGCCCCGCCTCCGAAATCCCACGAGTACGTGAACGGCTGCTCTCCCGCGACTTCCGCCGAAAACGTCACCGGCTGGCCCGGCGTTCCGCCTATCGGAGAGACAGAATTGATAACCGGAACTTCGCCGACCGTAAGTTCCCATTCGAATGTGTCGCTCCCGTAGGCGTTGGAAATCGTCACGCTAGCTTGATATGCGCCCTTGGCCGCCGCGAGCGTCACTATCGGGCTTTGCTCTTCTGAATGATCGGGATTTGCGCCGCCGCCGAAATTCCAACTGTAACTGAGCGGCTCGGCGCCCGAAAGCAGATCGGCGTAGAATTGAACCTGCAAGCCCGGCGAGCCGCTGGTCGGGCTCACGGCCGCGATTTCCGGATCGTCCCTCCCGGTCAGGCTGAACTTGTCGAAAGACACGAATTTGCACGGGTCGCTTAAATCCCGGACTCCGAAATAGTAATCGCCGGATGTCAGCGCCGCTGCGTCGATATCGAAATCAAGGCTCAACCAGCCGTATTTCGGATTGGCGGGATCCAGGTTGACGGCGGGCTTCACAGTCCCGGGAGAATCCGATATCAACGCGGCGGTAACGATTGCCGCGGCTTTTTCCTGCCAGTTCGAAAGCGTCCACGCCGAGCTGGGCAATTCCTCGAAAATTGCGGCAACAACGTGATATGAAGCAAGGTAATTAAGGGCGATCGGGGTGATGTCGCTCACTCCGATTTCGCCGGACAGATCTCCGTCAATGAACCGCTGGACGTTGTCCGCATTGCCGTCGGAAACTGACTGAAGGTAGTTGAGCGCAATTGGAGTGATGTCGGCAACCGACACTTCCCCGTCAAGGTTGTAGTCGCCTTGGTGGTAGTATTTCCACGCGAAGTTTCCAATTCCGTCTCCCAAATCGGTGAAGACCAGGAAAAGGGGCGGGCTTGCGGGGGCGGCCTGCGACGGCAGACGGCCCTCTTCCCTCGCTCGTATTTCCTCCACCAGCTTGTCCGCCAGCAGCTTGAAGACCTTCGGGTCGACGCCGTCCGGCGGCTCGTAAGCCGAAAGGTCGTGAAGCACGGCGTCGGAAAGCGAAACCTCGGCCTGCGGCGTCAGCCCCCCGCCTCCGCTCGCGCCGCCGCGGAAATTGCGG is a window of bacterium DNA encoding:
- a CDS encoding PKD domain-containing protein, whose translation is MAVPDGADPKVFSLLSKRLLSELGEIANGRTSSQLPPQSPPLMLESVSNGDGTYSVSWRYFLPGDYNLDGEVSVSDITPVALRFMRSVTDGEGDIVEKFIDGDGSGEIGVGDVTTIALNFGARYKIQFGIYDVPPFYSWQEEKWETAALYFGTASFDPADESELPLVMNLDQSSSHYGWTGVEISPGGHGLPSGEYYFGLRDADGACEFTSSAPFHLGGRDGPSIAGVSPLCGLPGTEVRFEAELTAGAGPFTYEWDFGGGAQPATSTDAAPVVVLSTAPGVYEASVTVSNNYSSDTFAWFLEVKAAPALSRVNPRGGAPGEDVRFTAEVEGAGPFTYFWNFGDAATPDTSDEERPLVTLTAVPGDYPASVTVFNDCGSTEFEFSVGVGAVPEILSVSPSLGMAGQILVFAAEVEGDAPFDYTWNFGEAGIPDSADSAQPSVRLTDAPGDYAASLLVENHCGSSLHNFVVSVIPESADGYTLVAPLGEKRTYLIDMDGNPVHTWDSNYYPGLSAELEETGHLLRLGYVGGFWFNGMGKAGRIEEYDWDGNLVWSYELYDWERCCHHQFERLPNGNVLLIVWNAYSRQDAVDAGRNPAGISQYGMWVDSIVEIEPVLPDGGEVVWEWKAWDHLVQDYDPSKANYGNPAEHPELIDFNLRLDCTLDWTHINTVSYNAELDQIAVSPRDLSEIWVIDHSTTMEEAAGHTGGRYGRGGDILYRWGNPQNYRAGGPGSQRLFGQHNPYWIEDGLDGAGNLLVFNNNAGTLGGESFSSVVQLATPLNPDGSYYLTDGVYGPAEPAWQYLSNPLGDFHSQFMGSAQRLPGGNTLICSALQNRIFEVNPMGETTWEFDCRWQAGEPFDLFKAIRYTPDYPGLSALGS
- a CDS encoding PKD domain-containing protein, encoding MIRFNSSIILSVLIVLLAAVSLSACSRNFRGGASGGGGLTPQAEVSLSDAVLHDLSAYEPPDGVDPKVFKLLADKLVEEIRAREEGRLPSQAAPASPPLFLVFTDLGDGIGNFAWKYYHQGDYNLDGEVSVADITPIALNYLQSVSDGNADNVQRFIDGDLSGEIGVSDITPIALNYLASYHVVAAIFEELPSSAWTLSNWQEKAAAIVTAALISDSPGTVKPAVNLDPANPKYGWLSLDFDIDAAALTSGDYYFGVRDLSDPCKFVSFDKFSLTGRDDPEIAAVSPTSGSPGLQVQFYADLLSGAEPLSYSWNFGGGANPDHSEEQSPIVTLAAAKGAYQASVTISNAYGSDTFEWELTVGEVPVINSVSPIGGTPGQPVTFSAEVAGEQPFTYSWDFGGGATPALSDAQSPTVSLADAKGSYFASLTVTNVYGSDTYEWILGVGDPPVVTGVSPLIGMSGLPGALSADVSGDPPFAFSWNFGGGAVPNSSADENPQVTFGDLPGDYAANLTVSNNIGSFSYDFTLKVIPLGSEGFTLFSPMNDNKTYLIDMDGNVVHDWTADYYPGAAVELSADGYMYRLCNINNPTFNGGGSAGRIEKRDWDGNLVWYYELSSSTQCCHHDFELMPNGNILLIVWNLYTRDEAIEHGRNPSYTSMRGFWADSIAEIEPVGTSGGEIVWEWYVWDHLIQDYDDTKNNFGDPAEHPELIDINLSPGSPLDWTHVNAVAYNEDLDQIVISPHSISEIWVIDHSTTTEEAAGHTGGRYGRGGDLIYRWGNPASYKKGAAEDHKLFYQHDPYWIPDGLEGEGDILILNNQPGSFDGQPYSSVVQITTPLNPDGSYYMTDGFYGPSEPTWEFISDPPNLFYSQLMSSAQRLPGGNTLVTSSLQRWLFEATMDGEIVWEYDNQFPSGSPGFIFKAFRYTPDFPGLARLEQ